Proteins encoded together in one Monomorium pharaonis isolate MP-MQ-018 chromosome 8, ASM1337386v2, whole genome shotgun sequence window:
- the LOC105830842 gene encoding 60S ribosomal protein L15 has product MGAYKYMQELYRKKQSDVLRFLLRVRCWQYRQLTKMHRAPRPSRPDKARRLGYKAKQGFIVFRIRVRRGGRKRPVPKGATYGKPKSHGVNQLKPTRKLQSVAEERVGRRCGGLRVLNSYWVAQDSSYKYYEVILVDPAHKAIRNDPKVNWVCNAVHKHRELRGKTSAGRSSRGLGKGHRYSQTIGGSRRAAWKRRNTLSLRRKR; this is encoded by the exons ATGGGTGCATACAAGTATATGCAGGAGCTCTATCGCAAGAAGCAGAGCGACGTGCTCCGCTTCTTGCTGCGCGTCAGATGCTGGCAGTACCGCCAGTTGACCAAGATGCATCGTGCCCCTAGACCATCCAGACCAGACAAGGCCCGCCGTCTGGGTTACAAAGCCAAGCAAG GTTTCATTGTCTTTAGAATTCGCGTACGACGTGGTGGACGCAAGCGTCCAGTTCCCAAGGGTGCGACCTATGGCAAACCCAAGAGCCACGGTGTCAACCAGTTGAAACCGACAAGGAAACTGCAATCAGTTGCAGAG GAACGCGTTGGCCGCCGTTGTGGCGGATTGCGAGTACTGAACAGCTACTGGGTAGCTCAAGACTCTTCATACAAATACTATGAAGTTATTCTGGTCGATCCTGCCCATAAG gCAATTCGTAATGATCCTAAAGTAAATTGGGTATGCAACGCAGTGCACAAACACCGTGAGCTTCGCGGCAAAACTTCCGCTGGCAGGAGCTCTCGCGGATTAGGCAAAGGACATCGCTACTCGCAAACAATCGGTGGCTCGCGTCGGGCGGCCTGGAAGAGACGAAACACGCTATCTCTCCGCAGAAAACGATAA
- the LOC105830835 gene encoding uncharacterized protein LOC105830835 → MESRSGSIKDPMYYPDNDGTSSGGGGSVEQQDKSQRSSLGSQEQEISLDDSNALKVPRKFITNWRQACDRTKDRTKDLLKRWRTTSSNIDELAVAPVVVPEHLEQPSWSVHVWTTWVSRFPSDDSLSAIEPSKSGGSAALALIQRDKFSHFFMYLLDHDRDGYINRKDFSMLSERLRRFADWSWNGPEYLRLLEIENGLAGLILQDKKAPAEPDKKIDLEEWLSWWAQIVAPPDGASYNDLPFWIKVMPRVFFLAINRCGNGMITKKELAAFYGSVVGLDPERIKKCLDIAYNSMTSNGDHPLGWVQYQLVFANFLFGRGPFGPGEHFLGMTDSCMIRDNTIPFPIDYSAMNTPRDKLEVYSPHCKSNRRSVVV, encoded by the exons ATGGAGAGCCGCTCAGGCAGCATAAAAGACCCGATGTATTATCCGGATAACGACGGTACGTCGAGCGGCGGTGGAGGCAGCGTCGAACAGCAGGACAAGAGTCAGCGCAGCTCGCTCGGCAGCCAGGAGCAGGAGATCAGCCTGGACGACAGCAACGCGCTCAAGGTGCCGCGTAAATTCATAACCAACTGGCGGCAGGCGTGCGACCGTACCAAGGACCGGACCAAGGATCTTTTGAAGAGATGGAGAACGACCAGCAGCAACATCGACGAGCTCGCCGTCGCGCCCGTCGTCGTCCCCGAACACCTGGAACAGCCCAGCTGGAGCGTGCATGTCTGGA CGACCTGGGTGAGCCGTTTCCCGAGTGACGACAGCTTGTCCGCCATTGAACCCAGTAAAAGCGGAGGCTCGGCGGCCTTAGCTCTCATTCAACGTGATAAATTCTCTCACTTTTTTATGTACCTCCTTGATCACGACAGAGACGGCTATATCAACAGGAAGGATTTTTCAATGCTTTCCGAG CGTTTGAGAAGATTTGCGGACTGGTCATGGAACGGTCCAGAGTATCTGAGGCTTCTGGAGATTGAGAATGGACTTGCCGGACTGATCCTTCAGGATAAGAAGGCACCCGCCGAGCCGGATAAAAAGATCGATCTTGAGGAGTGGTTGTCCTGGTGGGCACAGATTGTCGCACCGCCGGACGGTGCTAGTTACAACGATTTACCGTTCTGGATTAAAGTTATGCCTAGAGTGTTTTTCCTCGCCATAAACAGATGCGGAAATGGGATGATCACCAAGAAGGAACTCGCGGCTTTTTACGGATCCGTGGTCGGCCTTGACCCCGAAAGGATAAAGAAATGCCTGGACATTGCATACAACTCTATGACTTCa aaCGGAGATCATCCACTTGGCTGGGTGCAGTATCAGTTAGTATTCGCCAATTTCCTGTTCGGCCGCGGCCCGTTCGGTCCGGGGGAGCACTTCCTGGGCATGACAGACTCCTGTATGATTCGTGATAATACTATACCGTTCCCCATCGATTACTCCGCGATGAACACACCCCGGGACAAATTAGAGGTGTACAGTCCCCATTGCAAGAGCAACAGGCGGAGCGTCGTAGTCTAA
- the LOC105830833 gene encoding tubulointerstitial nephritis antigen-like has protein sequence MWIAHCQNLVFIAFVFLPSVVRSIPDYSGLPPGPYCASRYPGGGCCPGRQDGCSAPILKTLCYCDDFCDRSREEDCCPDYWSHCRGMPNVTSPPVLEEYRRCFFQGKMYDHGQTLKVNCNTCKCSSLGKRAEVLCEENRCLIEPEVMEEVNLQGSTLGWQAGNYSDFWGRTLRDGVELRLGTLNPSQSVYKMNPVRRIYDPDALPREFDSRTRWPRDISNVHDQGWCGASWAVSTADVASDRYSIMSKGAEAPELSAQHLLSCNNRGQQGCRGGYLDRAWLFMRKFGLVDKECYPWTGKNDQCKLRKRSNLKAAGCRNQPNPLRTELYKVGPAYRLGNETDIMQEILTSGPVQATMRVYQDFFIYKSGIYRHSRSAELHDSGYHSVRIIGWGEERSYRGSPLKYWLVANSWGYNWGENGLFKIQKGTNECEIESYVLAVWAKTV, from the exons ATGTGGATCGCACACTGCCAAAATTTAGTGTTCATCGCCTTTGTGTTCTTACCCTCCGTCGTGAGAAGCATCCCGGATTACTCTGGACTGCCACCGGGACCGTACTGTGCCTCGAGGTATCCCGGGGGCGGTTGCTGCCCGGGACGGCAGGATGGATGCAGCGCGCCGATTCTCAAAACGCTATGCTACTGCGACGATTTTTGCGACCGAAGCCGCGAAGAGGACTGCTGTCCGGATTACTGGTCCCACTGCAGAGGGATGCCGAACGTCACGTCACCCCCCGTTCTAGAGGAGTATAGGA GATGCTTCTTCCAAGGAAAAATGTACGATCACGGGCAaacattaaaagttaattgtaATACATG CAAGTGCTCCTCGCTTGGCAAGCGCGCCGAGGTGCTCTGCGAGGAAAATCGATGTCTGATCGAGCCGGAAGTGATGGAGGAGGTCAACCTGCAGGGATCCACTCTGGGATGGCAAGCGGGCAATTACTCCGATTTCTGGGGAAGAACACTTCGAGACGGCGTGGAGCTTCGCTTGGGCACCCTCAATCCCTCACAATCT GTGTACAAAATGAACCCGGTGCGACGCATTTACGACCCGGACGCGTTGCCACGAGAGTTTGACTCGAGGACACGCTGGCCGCGCGACATATCCAACGTTCACGATCAAGGATGGTGCGGAGCATCCTGGGCCGTGTCCACGGCCGATGTCGCGTCCGACAGATATTCGATCATGAGCAAAGGTGCTGAGGCCCCGGAACTGAGCGCTCAGCATCTGCTCTCTTGCAACAACAGGGGACAACAGGGTTGCAGAGGCGGTTATCTCGACCGCGCCTGGCTCTTCATGAGAAAATTCGG ACTAGTGGACAAGGAGTGCTATCCTTGGACCGGTAAGAACGATCAGTGTAAACTACGTAAGAGAAGCAACCTAAAGGCCGCCGGTTGCCGAAACCAACCAAACCCGCTGAGAACAGAATTGTACAAGGTCGGGCCGGCCTACCGTTTGGGCAACGAGACTGATATTATGCAGGAGATTCTGACCTCTGGACCCGTGCAAG CTACGATGAGAGTTTATCAGGACTTTTTCATTTACAAGAGCGGGATATACAGGCACTCTCGAAGCGCGGAATTACACGATTCCGGTTATCACTCGGTGAGAATAATCGGTTGGGGCGAGGAGAGGTCTTATCGCGGTTCACCGCTCAAATATTGG CTGGTCGCGAACTCCTGGGGATACAACTGGGGAGAGAACGGTCTCTTCAAGATCCAAAAGGGAACGAACGAGTGCGAGATCGAGTCGTACGTGTTGGCGGTATGGGCCAAGACGGTGTAa